A window of the Macrobrachium rosenbergii isolate ZJJX-2024 chromosome 13, ASM4041242v1, whole genome shotgun sequence genome harbors these coding sequences:
- the LOC136844914 gene encoding protein C-mannosyl-transferase DPY19L3-like has product MDSEAMYPCPDADRELAWTTNKSDLLGDFVGDHDEETDGGDCVEETKDSGQEEDNDTEKESREVNEEERKEGDEEEGKKKGIIDYVNDYLESIFTTCEEYDEEIEEELTAMYILLWRILSGTVGVVAIIVIINKYPQYLQTLHENQLWFSNIKEVEREISFRTEQGLYYSYYKQILQAPTWQEGIRELVRDNKTEYGRTINIIHRFNVLPEITLSAVYQLLKPQDSPILFYVANVFRLHGLYLAALFMTSWYLSSSCLGGVITALLYFVHRVDTTRVNYTVPLRESFAVPLLFIQLLLLCTLLKSHNWQVVKVFGIFFLTVAFLLSWQFGPFVLLCQLFIILGLGRLRFICEKKVVLLVCVIGGSLLTSCLLQSYPPMLVSSPALSMIVPAIMLSCTSTPNKRLGGFVRIFIVAAELGLMLIATVVINGLIKNFLNIDADSHVYQLLLAKLQMGDQRDFDSRIYMCNEAFMYLDSETIWRLLQSGMLPTYVLSVLVFGLSLANDFFKTVPDDDGVAYASLVENDEEFEEVGEEEFDPSKVETNQFNGIKDFVVNTDTQQACSDTQPDNTSKRNITQAVTTQNMTEDRPDLVFVLGVSILWSVLAILILRLKVIWLPTVCILSGVFVNDCRLYNCFFSKCANVMSYFPRWFPGFSKTAVSLSFGAFIIYKYWGQISTDIWPEEMYEFWDPDTVELMEWIQEHTPHGAVFAGSMQLLAGVKLCTGRYITNHPHYEDSWLRQRTHQIYHIYGRESPKVVHKALRDAGATHIILEDSICLAAEDPKNPLCKLIDLVDLHNGHVPRNSTHGIHGLKKAAHERFCHAVRYDKKDYKQFFSLVMSNKTFRVYRVAIT; this is encoded by the exons aagaaaggaaggaaggagatgaggaagaagggaagaaaaagggCATAATAGATTATGTCAATGATTATTTAGAAAGCATATTTACAACATGCGAAGAGTATGACGAGGAG aTTGAGGAAGAGCTAACTGCAATGTATATTTTGCTTTGGAGAATTCTGAGTGGCACAGTTGGTGTCGTTGCCATTATTGTAATAATCAACAAGTACCCCCAATATTTGCAAACACTTCATGAAAATCAACTATGGTTTTCAAATATTAAG GAAGTGGAACGAGAAATTTCATTTCGTACTGAGCAAGGCCTGTATTACTCCTATTACAAGCAGATTCTTCAAGCTCCAACTTGGCAAGAA ggCATTAGAGAGCTGGTAAGagataataaaacagaatatggCCGTACTATAAATATAATTCATCGATTCAATGTGCTTCCTGAAATTACCCTCAGTGCTGTTTATca GTTACTCAAACCCCAAGATTCTCCAATATTATTCTATGTTGCAAATGTGTTTAGACTTCATGGCTTATATCTGGCAGCACTGTTCATGACTTCTTGGTATCTGAGCAGCTCCTGCCTTGGAGGAGTCATTACAGCCCTTCTGTATTTTGTCCATAG ggTTGATACTACACGCGTCAACTACACGGTTCCCTTGAGAGAGAGTTTTGCTGTTCCCcttctttttattcagttactgTTGCTCTGCACTTTGTTGAAGTCACACAATTGGCAG GTAGTGAAGGtgtttgggatattttttttaacagttgcaTTTTTGCTCAGCTGGCAGTTTGGACCATTTGTCTTACTGTGTCAACTTTTTATTATCTTGGGCTTAGGGAGACTCCGCTTTATATGTGAAAAGAAG GTTGTTCTTTTGGTCTGTGTTATTGGAGGATCACTTTTGACATCCTGCCTTTTGCAGTCATATCCTCCAATGTTAGTCTCATCTCCAGCACTCTCCATGATCGTGCCAGCAATAATGTTGAGCTGTACATCAACTCCCAATAAGAGACTTGGAGGCTTTGTACGGATTTTTATAGTGGCAGCTGAGTTAGGATTGATGCTGATAGCTACTGTGGTGATTAATGGATTGATAAAG aaCTTTCTGAATATTGATGCTGACTCCCATGTATATCAGCTTCTATTGGCCAAATTGCAAATGGGCGATCAGAGGGACTTCGACTCTAGAATTTACATGTGCAATGAAGCCTTCATGTATTTAGACAGTGAAACAATATGGAGGCTATTGCAGAGTGGCATGTTGCCAACATATGTGCTAAGTGTACTGGTGTTTGGGTTATCTTTAGCAAATGACTTCTTTAAAACAGTACCAGATGATGATGGTGTAGCATACGCTTCCTTGGTTGAAAATGATGAAGAGTTTGAAGAGGTAGGAGAGGAAGAATTTGACCCTTCAAAAGTGGAGACTAATCAGTTTAATGGAATTAAGGATTTTGTGGTTAATACTGATACACAACAAGCATGTAGTGATACTCAGCCTGATAATACTTCAAAGAGGAACATAACACAGGCAGTTACAACTCAGAATATGACAGAAGATAGGCCAGACCTAGTCTTTGTTTTAG GTGTGTCCATTTTGTGGAGTGTCCTAGCAATTCTGATATTGCGGCTGAAAGTGATTTGGTTGCCTACTGTTTGCATCCTTAGTGGTGTATTTGTAAATGATTGCAGACTATACAACTGCTTCTTTTCCAAATGTGCAAACGTCATGTCATATTTTCCGAGGTGGTTTCCTGGATTCAGCAAGACTGCTGTTTCATTAAGTTTTGgtgcattcattatatataag TATTGGGGACAGATTTCAACGGACATTTGGCCCGAAGAGATGTATGAATTTTGGGATCCTGATACTGTAGAACTCATGGAATGGATTCAGGAGCACACTCCCCATGGGGCTGTGTTTGCAGGGTCTATGCAGTTATTAGCTGGTGTGAAGTTGTGCACAGGACGCTATATTACAAACCATCCTCATTATGAAGATTCATGGCTTCGGCAACGAACTCATCAA ATTTACCATATATATGGACGAGAATCTCCCAAGGTTGTACATAAAGCTTTGAGGGATGCTGGAGCAACTCATATCATTTTAGAGGACAGCATATGTCTAGCTGCTGAAGATCCAAAAAACCCCCTGTGTAAACTAATAGACCTTGTTGATTTACATAATGGTCAT GTACCACGTAACAGTACTCATGGGATACATGGATTAAAGAAAGCTGCTCACGAAAGATTTTGCCACGCCGTCCGATATGATAAAAAAGACTATAAGCAGTTTTTCTCTCTTGTTATGAGCAACAAAACATTCAGAGTATATAGAGTTGCAATTACATAG